One Panicum virgatum strain AP13 chromosome 3N, P.virgatum_v5, whole genome shotgun sequence DNA segment encodes these proteins:
- the LOC120666249 gene encoding uncharacterized protein LOC120666249 has product MASSSFSICIICATKAPALVKHFLMPPSSQMAIQLTLILISCSLYSMYSSSSSSSSLSASSSLALLVLVISTCISLLFSNFRHLLKAATTHKGKAPPSMEGAVHQEKSIMPQDEVTEDAPEDLMGSLSDSSECTTNDEECTEEGSISEDIDDDDESLIEISLVDGHYVGAEQDEQCAYKKELHAEFFPELVLDKRDFIDILSEISEEDSLIEIDISRGSIKCSNFGIKT; this is encoded by the coding sequence ATGGCTTCGTCCTCCTTTAGCATTTGCATCATTTGTGCCACTAAAGCTCCCGCCCTTGTGAAGCATTTCTTGATGCCTCCCAGCTCCCAAATGGCCATACAACTCACACTCATACTCATTTCATGTAGCCTTTACAGTAtgtattcttcttcttcttcatcttcttccctCTCAGCATCTTCCTCGCTTGCATTGTTGGTTCTTGTCATCTCCACCTGCATCTCCTTGCTCTTCTCCAACTTCAGACACCTGCTCAAAGCAGCCACCACCCACAAAGGTAAGGCTCCCCCTTCAATGGAGGGGGCTGTGCATCAGGAGAAGAGCATTATGCCACAAGATGAGGTGACAGAGGATGCGCCGGAGGATTTGATGGGGAGCCTATCAGATTCTTCAGAGTGCACCACAAACGACGAAGAGTGCACCGAGGAGGGCTCAATCTCAGAGGACATCGACGATGACGATGAGAGCCTCATTGAGATCTCTCTTGTTGATGGGCATTATGTGGGGGCAGAGCAGGATGAGCAATGTGCATACAAGAAGGAGCTCCACGCCGAGTTCTTTCCTGAGTTGGTGCTTGACAAGCGAGACTTCATCGACATCTTGTCGGAGATCAGCGAGGAGGACAGCCTGATCGAGATTGACATCTCTAGAGGCTCCATCAAGTGCTCAAACTTCGGTATCAAGACATGA